From the Salmo trutta chromosome 30, fSalTru1.1, whole genome shotgun sequence genome, one window contains:
- the LOC115167885 gene encoding coatomer subunit zeta-1, with the protein MDTVTLEPSLYTVKAVLILDNDGERLYAKYYDGTYPSVKEQKAFEKNIFSKTHRTDSEIALLEGLTVVYKSNIDLFFYVIGSSQENELMLMAVLNCLFDSLSQMLRKNVERRSLLENMEGLFLAVDEIVDGGVILESDPQQVVHRVALRGEDVPYSEQTVTQVLQSAKEQIKWSLLR; encoded by the exons GAACCATCTTTGTACACTGTGAAAGCAGTCCTCATTCTGGATAATGATGGAGAGAGGCTCTATGCAAAA TATTATGATGGCACCTACCCTTCAGTGAAGGAACAGAAAGCTTTTGAGAAGAACATCTTCAGCAAGACACACAGGACTGACA GTGAGATCGCTCTGCTGGAGGGCCTCACAgtcgtctacaagagcaacattGATCTCTTCTTCTACGTCATTGGAAGCTCACAGGAAAATGAG TTGATGCTAATGGCTGTTCTGAACTGTCTGTTTGACTCACTTAGCCAAATGTTGAG GAAGAATGTTGAGAGGAGATCTCTACTTGAGAACATGGAAGGTCTCTTTCTAGCTGTGGATGAAATTGTGGATGGAGG AGTGATTCTGGAGAGTGATCCTCAGCAAGTGGTCCACCGCGTAGCTCTAAGG GGGGAAGATGTGCCTTACTCAGAGCAGACTGTCACCCAG GTGCTGCAGTCTGCCAAGGAACAGATCAAATGGTCTCTGCTACGATAG